In Mastomys coucha isolate ucsf_1 unplaced genomic scaffold, UCSF_Mcou_1 pScaffold5, whole genome shotgun sequence, one genomic interval encodes:
- the Neurod2 gene encoding neurogenic differentiation factor 2 gives MLTRLFSEPGLLSDVPKFASWGDGDDDEPRSDKGDAPPQPPPAPGSGAPGPARAAKPVSLRGGEEVPEPTLAEVKEEGELGGEEEEEEEEEEGLDEAEGERPKKRGPKKRKMTKARLERSKLRRQKANARERNRMHDLNAALDNLRKVVPCYSKTQKLSKIETLRLAKNYIWALSEILRSGKRPDLVSYVQTLCKGLSQPTTNLVAGCLQLNSRNFLTEQGADGAGRFHGSGGPFAMHPYPYPCSRLAGAQCQAAGGLGGGAAHALRTHGYCAAYETLYAAAGGGGASPDYNSSEYEGPLSPPLCLNGNFSLKQDSSPDHEKSYHYSMHYSALPGSRPAGHGLVFGSSAVRGGVHSENLLSYDMHLHHDRGPMYEELNAFFHN, from the coding sequence ATGCTGACCCGCCTGTTCAGCGAGCCCGGCCTCCTCTCGGACGTGCCCAAGTTCGCCAGCTGGGGCGACGGCGACGACGACGAGCCGAGAAGCGACAAGGGCGACGCGCCGCCGCAGCCTCCTCCTGCTCCCGGGTCGGGGGCTCCAGGACCCGCCCGGGCCGCCAAGCCAGTGTCTCTTCGTGGAGGAGAAGAGGTCCCCGAACCCACGTTGGCTGAGGtcaaggaggaaggagagctgggcggtgaggaggaggaggaagaggaggaggaggaaggactggACGAGGCGGAAGGCGAGAGGCCCAAGAAGCGCGGCCCGAAGAAACGCAAGATGACCAAGGCGCGCCTGGAGCGCTCCAAGCTGCGGCGACAGAAGGCCAACGCGCGGGAGCGCAACCGCATGCACGACCTGAACGCGGCGCTGGACAACCTGCGCAAGGTGGTGCCCTGCTACTCCAAGACGCAGAAGCTGTCCAAGATCGAGACGCTGCGCCTGGCCAAGAACTACATCTGGGCTCTCTCGGAGATCTTGCGCTCCGGGAAGCGGCCGGATCTGGTGTCCTACGTGCAGACTCTGTGCAAGGGGCTGTCGCAGCCCACCACGAATCTGGTGGCCGGCTGCCTGCAGCTCAACTCTCGTAACTTCCTCACGGAGCAGGGCGCTGACGGCGCCGGCCGCTTCCACGGCTCGGGTGGCCCGTTCGCCATGCATCCGTACCCGTACCCGTGCTCGCGCCTGGCAGGCGCACAGTGCCAGGCGGCTGGCGGCCTGGGCGGAGGCGCGGCGCACGCCCTGCGGACCCACGGCTACTGCGCCGCCTACGAGACGCTGTACGCGGCGGCGGGTGGCGGCGGCGCCAGCCCGGACTACAACAGCTCCGAGTACGAGGGTCCGCTCAGCCCCCCGCTCTGTCTCAACGGCAACTTCTCGCTCAAGCAGGACTCGTCCCCCGATCACGAGAAGAGCTACCACTATTCTATGCACTACTCGGCGCTGCCCGGCTCGCGGCCAGCGGGCCACGGGCTGGTCTTCGGCTCGTCGGCCGTGCGCGGGGGCGTCCACTCCGAGAATCTCTTGTCTTACGATATGCACCTTCATCACGATCGGGGCCCCATGTACGAGGAGCTCAACGCGTTTTTCCATAACTGA